One Xenopus tropicalis strain Nigerian chromosome 8, UCB_Xtro_10.0, whole genome shotgun sequence genomic window carries:
- the znf883l gene encoding zinc finger protein 436: MDHLKPLGSLGFAGVNLDTVLKTEERKVPCLSDFQNGETKQLPGSCGHKIESSAVAPIKDKCAEDLHRDSLLGNQMNQTKESCVGNVPAAQEGEPVGSPRQEPCSIKRCMEDSQEKREKTPPPSFSAANCKQEDSYTSGQSPDWTVRECIVKDEYEWDSCQQDDSPENWMLPNHFNQGDYVHRNTVEHVEHSFNPDKGGESWGWSIQEQNQKQRLQLTNPEEYGHYVCSACGDNFSDKEEFVVHACKAKLYMSAPENLSWGSHYVTNLIGPNGKMLFVCGDCGKSYAYRSHFIIHQRSHTGEKPFPCTECDKCFTCTSHLIAHQRTHTGERPYVCPECGESFTQSSTLIIHQKIHTGEKPYECNECPKSFSRHSHLVLHQRTHTGEKPYACTECGKRFSSLSNLTAHHRTHTGEKPYLCVECGKGFTQSSALVLHKKIHTGEKPYECNECGKSFSRTSHLTLHQRTHSGERPYVCLECGKTFLRSSHLVLHQRTHTGERPYSCNECGRTFTQTSHLVKHQRSHTIERTQSPPKGETISPMRTAS, from the exons ATGGACCATTTAAAACCACTCGGCTCTCTAG GTTTTGCTGGAGTCAACCTAGATACAGTATTAAAGACGGAGGAAAGAAAAGTCCCATGTTTGAGTGATTTTCAGAATGGTGAAACAAAGCAGTTGCCTGGAAGCTGTGGGCACAAAATAGAATCATCGGCAGTGGCTCCAATAAAAGACAAGTGTGCAGAAGATTTGCATAGGGATAGTTTACTGGGGAATCAGATGAATCAAACAAAGGAATCCTGTGTGGGAAATGTACCAGCAGCCCAGGAAGGAGAACCAGTTGGGAGCCCTCGGCAGGAACCCTGTAGTATAAAGCGGTGTATGGAGGATTCccaggagaagagagagaagacACCACCTCCTTCCTTTTCTGCTG ccaattGTAAGCAAGAAGACTCTTACACATCTGGGCAGTCCCCAGACTGGACCGTGAGAGAGTGCATAGTAAAGGATGAATATGAGTGGGACTCATGCCAGCAGGATGACTCTCCAGAGAACTGGATGCTACCAAATCACTTTAACCAAGGGGATTATGTACATCGTAACACGGTGGAACATGTAGAGCATTCATTCAACCCTGATAAAGGTGGGGAAAGCTGGGGCTGGAGTATTCAAGAGCAAAATCAGAAGCAAAGACTTCAGCTGACAAACCCTGAAGAATATGGACATTATGTGTGTAGTGCATGTGGTGACAACTTTAGTGATAAAGAGGAGTTTGTAGTTCATGCCTGCAAAGCAAAGTTGTACATGTCGGCTCCAGAAAATTTATCATGGGGTTCACATTATGTTACCAACCTGATAGGTCCCAATGGAAAAATGCTGTTTGTCTGTGGCGACTGTGGGAAGAGCTATGCTTACAGGTCCCATTTTATTATACACCAGAGGTCGCATACCGGCGAGAAACCTTTTCCATGCACAGAATGTGACAAGTGCTTCACTTGCACGTCCCACCTTATAGCGCACCAGAGAACTCACACAGGTGAGCGGCCATATGTATGTCCTGAGTGTGGGGAGAGTTTTACACAAAGCTCTACGCTGATTATACACCAGAAAAtacacactggggagaaaccctatGAGTGCAATGAGTGCCCGAAAAGTTTCTCTCGTCACTCCCACCTTGTATTGCATCAGAGGACTCACACAGGAGAAAAGCCCTATGCatgtactgagtgtgggaaaagGTTTAGCAGCCTCTCCAATCTCACTGCCCATCACAGGACTCACACGGGAGAGAAGCCATATCTGTGTGTAGAGTGTGGGAAAGGGTTTACCCAAAGCTCAGCTCTGGTTTTGCATAAGAAGatccacacaggagagaaaccttaCGAATGCaatgaatgtgggaaaagcttcagCCGCACTTCTCATTTGACTCTGCACCAGAGAACCCACTCTGGGGAACGGCCGTACGTGTGCCTAGAGTGTGGCAAAACCTTCCTTCGGAGCTCACATCTTGTCTTGCACCAGCGAACTCACACAGGAGAGCGGCCGTATTCTTGCAATGAATGTGGAAGAACCTTCACCCAAACCTCTCATCTTGTTAAACACCAAAGATCTCACACTATAGAAAggacacagagccccccaaaggGTGAAACCATTTCACCAATGAGGACAGCCAGTTAA